The Microbispora sp. ZYX-F-249 genome segment GGATCGCGGCCTCGTCGATGTCGTCGAGCCGGGCGCCGGGGTAGTCCTGGCGCAGCGCGCTCTCCAGGTCGCCGAGGTCGGCCAGCTCCTGCAGGGCCGTCACGGCGTCGCCCATGCCCATCGGCTGCTCGCCGGACACCCGTTCGGGGGAGCCCCAGGCGAGGTCGGGACGGCGGGCGTAGAGAGAGTCGCCGAGGCGCCGCATCTGCTCGGCCAGGCCCGCCTGCTCCAGCGTCTGGTCGATCAGTCCGGCCAGTTCCTCGCGCTGCTCCGGGGTGAGCGAGGCGAGCAGCCGCTGCGCGGCGGCGGCGCGGCGGGCGAGCTGGTCGACCAGCTCATCCAGGTTCCGGGGGTTCTCGGGGAACATGTCCCCGTATTTCTGCATGAACTGGTCAAAGTCGTCCTGGGTGTGCTCGCCCCGGGCGTCGCGGTCCAGCATGTCGTTGAGGTCCGACATCATCTGCCGGACCCGTTCCATGGCGGCCGGGTCGGGGTTGGCCAGCGCGTCCCGCATGCCGCGGAACTGGCTGTCGAGGACCTCCCTGCGCAGCAGGTCGCGCAGCTCCTCGAACGTCTGCCGCGCCGCGGCCGATCGCCAGTCGTAGCCGGCCAGCTCCTGGACGGCCCGTGAGGTGTCCGAGGGCAGCGCGTCGAGCATCGCCTCCCGGAACCGGGCGTCGTCGGCCGGATCGGGACTGCGTTCTCCCGGGGGGCGACCCCCGGACCCCCGCTGGAGCTCGGCCCGCTCCTGGCCGATCGCCTTGTCGAGCAGGACGCGCACGCGCTCCAGCGTGCCGTCGAGCCGGGTGTTGTCCCGCAGTTCGCGGCGCCGCCGCCGTACCTGGCGGAGCAGGTCGTCCAGGCCGCGGCGGTCGGGAGCGCCCGGCAACCCGCGCCGCAGCAGGTCGCGCAGCGCGTCGAGCGGGGTCGAGCCGGACAGGACGGCGTCGCCCATCTCGTCCAGCGCCGAGCGCACGTCGTACGGCGGAGCCAGCGGATCCGGCCCGTCGTGGTACTCCCGGTAGAAGTAGCTCACGTCCGGTACACCGCGGCGCCGTCGGTCTCGTCCTTGGACAGCCTGCGCATCAGGTAAAGCCCTTCCAGCGTGAACTCCAGCGCCGCGGCGGCGTGGCCGGGCGACTCGTCGCCCTCGCCCATGCCGAGCCGGGCCATGATCTTCGACAGGCCCTCGACGCGGCCGATCCTGCGCAGCAGCTCGTGGGCCGGCACCAGCTCGCCCGACTCCACCTGCGCGCCCTCGCCGAACCTGTCCAGCAGCGGCGCGAGGTCGGCGCCGCCGAGCGAGCCGCGGAACGTCTCGGCCGTCGCGCGGCGCAGCAGGTGGGCGAGCACCTCGATCTCCCGCCCCTCCTCGCTGACCTCGAACTCCACCTTGCCGCGCAGCGTGTGGACCACGCCGGGCAGGTCGCACACGCGGGTGACGGGCCGCTCCTCCCCGGTCAGCGCGGCCCGCCGTACGGCGGAGGCGGCGGCGGTCTCGGCGGCGGCGATCGAGAAGCGGGCCGACACGCCCGAGCGGGAGTCGACCGCGGTCGACTCGCGGACCAGGCGGGTGAACCGGGCGATCACCTCCACCAGGTGGTCGGGCAGGTCCGCGCCGAGATCGCCGAGGTCGGCCTCCTGGCGGATCAGGACCAGCTCGTCCTCGACCGTACGGGGGTAGTGGGTGCGGATCTCCGCGCCGAACCGGTCCTTGAGCGGAGTGATGATCCGGCCGCGGTTGGTGTAGTCCTCGGGGTTGGCGCTGGCGATCAGCAGGATGTCGAGGGGGAGCCGCAGGTTGTAACCGCGGACCTGGATGTCGCGCTCCTCCAGCACGTTGAGCAGCGCCACCTGGATGCGCTCGGCCAGGTCGGGCAGCTCGTTGACGGAGAAGACGCCGCGGTTGGTCCGGGGGACCAGGCCGTAGTGGACGGTCTCCGGGTCGCCGAGCGTGCGGCCTTCGGCGATCTTGATGGGGTCGACGTCGCCGATGAGGTCGCCGACCGAGGTGTCCGGGGTGGCGAGTTTCTCGCCGTACCGGTCCTCGCGGTGCTTCCACGCGACCGGCAGGTCGTCGCCGTGGTCGGCGGCCAGCCGGCGGCACCGGACGCAGACCGGCGCGTACGGGTGGTCGTTGATCTCGCAGCCCTCGACCACCGGCGACCACTCGTCGAGCAGGCCGGTGATGGTGCGGATCAGGCGGGTCTTGCCCTGGCCGCGCTCGCCGAGGAGCACGAGGTCGTGGCCCGCGATCAGTGCCCTCTCCAGGTGGGGCAGGACCGTGTCGTCGAAGCCGACGATGCCGGGGAACCGGGCCTCGCCGGCCCGCAGCCGGGCCAGGAGGTTCTCCCTGATCTCGGCCTTGACCGTTCGGTATCGGTGTCCACTCTCGCGCAGTTCACGCAGAGTGCTGGGGGCAGGCGTGGGCGATTTGTGCACGGAGTCGAGCCTACGTCCCCATCAGGTGATCCGGCAGCCGACTTTCAGGGAACATGGCTGAGGGGGATAACGGCTGGGGGACACGACCCAATTGGCCGGGCGGCCCGTGCGTTGACCTCCGTTCAGTGGGGAGAATCGGCCCAAGGAAACAGTCGCGGAGGAAGAGAGGGCGAGACTATGGCGGTAATGACGAGCCGCTTCGCCGACGGTCTCGCCGTGGGCCCGAACCTGGTGGAAGCGGCCGAGACCGCCGTACGCCAGGCGTTGGCCGGCCTGTCGGGTCCGCCAGATCTTGTGTGCTTCTTCATCTGCGGAGACGACCCCGACGACGTGGCCAGAGCCGGCCGGCGGGCGATGTCCGTCGCGTCCGGAGCCGACGTGATCGGCTGCAGCGCGACCGGCGTGATCGGGCACGGCCAGGGCGTGGAGCTGACCCCCGCCGTGAGCGCGTGGGCGGCGTCCCTCGGCGGGGCCAGGATCGACACCTTCGCCCTGGAGACGCTCCGGACGGAGGACAGGTTCGTGGTCGTGGGGCTGCCGGAGCGCGTCCCCGACGACCGGGCGGTGATCCTGCTCGCCGACCCCTACAGCTTCCCCACGGACGCGTTCATCGAGCACTCGCACGAGGTGCTGGGCAGCCTGCCGATCGTCGGCGGCCTGGCCAACGGGCTGCAGGGCCGCGGCTCGGTGCGGCTGTTCGCCAACGGGGAGGTCCACGACTCCGGCGCGATCGGCGTGGTCATCGGCGGTCAGGTGAACGTCGGCACCGTCGTGAGCCAGGGCTGCCGGCCGATCGGGCCGTCCATGGTCGTCACCCGCGCCGAGGACAACGTGCTGCTGGAACTCGCGGGCCAGCCCGCGCTGGCGCGCCTGGAGGACATCGTCAGCGCCCTCGACGAGGAGGACCGCGACCTGGTCGCCGCCGGCTTACAGATCGGCATCGCGATGGACGAGTACGCCGAGCGCCACGAGCGCGGCGACTTCCTGATCCGGGGGGTCATCGGGATCGACCCCGAGCGGGAGGCGGTGGCCGTCGGCGACGTGATCGAGATCGGCAGGACGGTGCGGTTCCAGGTCAGGGACGCCGAGGCCGCCGACGAGGACCTTTACGAACTGCTCGACGACCACCTGCGGGAGCACTCCGGCCGGGTCGAGGGAGCGCTGCTGTTCTCCTGCAACGGCCGGGGCTCGGGCATGTTCGACTCGGCCGACCACGACGCGCTCGCCGTACGCGAGACGCTGGGGCCGATCGGGGTGGCGGGGTTCTTCGCCGCGGGCGAGGTCGGGCCGGTCGGCGGGCACAACCACGTCCACGGCTTCACCGCGTCGCTGCTCGTCTTCTCCAGCGGCACCGATTTGTCCAGCGGCACGGGTTTCTCCGGGGGAACGGGCTTCTCGGGAGACAAGGGGTTCTCCGGCGGCACCGGGTTCCCCGGGGGCACGGGATTCCCCGGGGACGCGGGAGCGGGCGCGTGAGCGACCTCATCCTGGCCGTCGACATCGGCGGCACGAAGTTCGCGGCCGGCCTGGTGGACCCGTACGGGCGGGTGGTGACCGCCGAGCGGGCCGCCACCCCGCAGGGCGGCGACGCCGAGACGCTGTGGGAGACGCTCACCACGCTGCTCGACCGGCTGGACCTGCCCGCCGCGCTCGCCGGCGTGGGCGTCGGCTGCGGCGGGCCGATGACCTGGCCCGAGGGGGAGGTCTCGCCCCTCAACATGGGCGGCTGGCGCGGCTTCCCGCTGCGCGGGAGGCTGGCCGGGCGGTTTCCCGGCGTTCCGGTCCGCATCCACAACGACGCGATCTGCCTGGCCGTCGCGGAGCACTGGCGCGGCGCCGGGCAGGGCAGCGAGGCCATGCTCGGGATGGTCGTGTCGACCGGCGTCGGCGGCGGGCTGATCCTCGGCGGCAGGCTCATCGACGGCGGGACGGGCAACGCGGGTCACATCGGTCACGTGGTGGTCGACCCCGGGGGCCCGCCGTGCGGCTGCGGCGGCAACGGCTGTCTGGAGGCGATCGCCCGCGGCCCCGGCCTCGCCGCCTGGGCGCTCGCGCAGGGCTGGTCGCCGAACGCCGGGGTGACCCACGGTGAGCTCTACCGGGAGGAGGGGACGGCCACCGCGCGCCGCCTCGCCGCCGACGCCACGGCCGGCGACCCGATCGCGCTGGCCGCGATGGCCCGGGCCGGGCGCGCCCTGGGTGTCGCGATCGCCTCCGCCGTCAACCTGTGCGACCTCGACCTCGTGACCGTCGGCGGCGGGCTCAGCCAGGCGGGCGACCTGCTGTTCGCGCCACTGGAGGAGGCGCTGCGAAAGCACACCCGCATGGGGTTCGCCGGGCGGGTGCGGGTCGTGCCCGCCGCGCTCGGCCAGGACGCCGGACTCGTCGGCGCCGCCGCGCTCGTGGCGGCCGGCGACAGGTACTGGTCGCCGGAGCGCTGAGAGCGCCGGAACCTGTGATGATGGGCACATGGCTGTCCCACAGGTGACGTACGAGGACGTCGTCGCCGCACGCGAGTCGCTGTCGGACGTGGCGGCGCTGACACCCGTCCTGCATTCCCGGGTGCTGTCCGAGATCGTCGGCGGTTCGGTGCACCTGAAGTGCGAGAACCTCCAGCGGGCCGGGTCCTTCAAGGTCCGCGGAGCGTACGTGCGGATCGCGCGCCTGAGCGAGGAGGAGCGGGCCCGGGGCGTGGTCGCGGCCAGCGCGGGCAACCACGCGCAGGGCGTCGCGCTGGGATCGTCGCTGGTCGGGGCCAAGTCGACCGTCTACATGCCCGAGGGCGCGCCGCTGCCGAAGGTGGAGGCCACCCGGGCGTACGGCGCGGACGTGGTCTTCGCGGGGCACACGGTCGACGAGGCGCTGCGGGCGGCCAGGGAGCACGCGGACCGGACCGGCGCCGTCTTCATCCACCCGTTCGACCACCCCGACGTGGTCGCCGGGCAGGGCACGGTCGGCCTGGAGATCCTGGAGCAGCTCCCCGGCACGGCCACGATCGTGCTGCCCATCGGCGGCGGGGGCCTCGCGGCCGGGGTCGCGCTCGCGGTGAAGTCCCAGCGCCCGGGGATCAAGGTGGTGGGCGTGCAGGCCGAGCGGGCCGCCGCCTACCCCGACTCGCTGGCCGCAGGCCGTCCGGTCATGGTCGAGCCCACGTCCACGATGGCGGACGGGATCGCGGTCGGGCGGCCGGGCGACCTGCCGTTCGAGCTGATCCACTACCTGGTCGACAGCGTCGTCACGGTGTCGGAGGAGTCGCTGTCGCGGGCCCTGCTGCTGTGCCTCGAACGCGCGAAGCTGCTGGTGGAGCCGGCCGGGGTGGCGGGGGTCGCGGCGCTGCTCGACCAGCCGCACGCGTTCGAGCCGCCGGTCGTCGTCGTGCTGTCGGGCGGCAACATCGATCCGCTGCTGCTGGCCAGGGTGCTGCGGCACGGCCTCGCGGCGGCGGGCCGCTATCTCGCCTTCCGCATCCGGCTGACCGACCGTCCCGGGGCGCTGGCCGCGCTCCTGGCCCGGCTGGCCGACCTCGGGGCCAACGTGCTCGACGTGGTGCACGAGCGGTTCGGCTCCCGGCTGCACCTGGAGGAGGCCGAGGTCCTGCTGCAACTGGAGACCCGCGGTCCCGCGCACTGCGACGAGGTGCTGAGCGCGCTGCGGCGGGACGGCTACAAGCTGCTGTTCTCCTGATCCGGGGCGGTTCGGGTCACATGACCGGGGCGGGGCGCTTCGGCTGGAACAGCCAGGCGTCGAACAGTCCCTTGAGGTCCTTGCCCGAGACGCGCTCGGCCAGCGCGATGAACTCCCGCGTGCTGACGTTGCCGTACCTGTGGGCGTCGGCCCACGCCCTGATCAGCGGGAAGAACTTCTGGTCGCCGATCTCCCGGCGCAGCGCGTGCAGCGTCATGGCGCCGCGGTTGTAGACGGCGGCGCTGAACAGGTCGTCGGCGCGGGCCGCGCCCGGGGGATAGGCCCACATCGGGTCCGCCGCGTTCTCGTAGTAGCGCCGGAAGGCCGAATCGGCCGTGCCCTGACCGGTGTGCTCCGCCCACAGCCACTCGGCGTACGTCGCGAAGCCCTCGTTCAGCCACAGGTCCCGCCAGCGCCCGATGCTCAGGCTGTCGCCGAACCACTGGTGGGCGAGCTCGTGCGCGATGATCGCGGGCTCGGGCGAGAAGCCGCCGTAGATGGGCTTGGTCTGGTTCTCCAGCGCGTACCCCGCCGCGTAGTCGTCGATCACGCCGCCGGTGGAGGAGAAGGGGTAGGGCCCGAAGACGGTCGACCAGTAGTCGGTGATCTTCCCGGTCTGGGTGAAGAGGGTGTCCAGCGAGCCGCGGAAGGAGTCGGCCACGGCGGCGTAGATCGGCAGGCCCTTTGCGCTCGTGCCGGTGCGGACCTGGAACTTTCCGGTCGTCATCGTGGCGAGGTAGCTCGCCATCGGGTGCTTCTCCCGCCAGACGAAAGTCGTCTTGCCCGCCGTGGTCTGCGGCGTCCCGGCCATCTCGCCGTTGGCGATCGCGGTCAGCCCCTCGGGCACGGTGATCCGGAAGTCGTAGGTCGCCTTGTCGGCGGGGTGGTCGTTCGACGGGAACCAGGTCTTCGCGCCGTTCGGCTCGCACGTGACGAACGCGCCGTCCGGGGTGGCGATGAAGCCGTACCGGCCGAGGTTGGCGGTGTCGTGCATCGGTTCCGGCACGCCGGAGTAGTCGACCGTGACCGCGAAGCCGTCGCCGTTCCGGATCCGCTGGGCCGGCTCGATCACGAGCTCGTCCTGACTGCGGCTGAACGAGGCCGCCGCGCCGTCCACCGCCACGCGGCTCACGGTGAGCCCGTGCAGGTCCAGGTCGAACGACGTGAGGTCCTGCGCGGCCTTCGCCTCGATCGTGGCGCTGCCCGCGAGCTTCCTGGACGAGGGGTCGTACGACAGACGGAGGTCGTAGTGCCGGACGTCGTAGCCGCCGTTGCCGTCGCTAGGGAAGTCGGGGTCGCCGATGCCCGGGGCGCCCATGGTGCCCGTCGACGTGCCCACCCCCGCTGACGCGGGGGCGGCCGCGGCAGAGGACGGCGCGACCGCGCCCTGGGACGGCGCGCAGGCCGTGGCGGTTCCGACGGCCACCGCACAGATCAGGGCGGTGATCGGCGTCCTGGTCGGCGTCCTGGTCGGCATTGGGAACGGAGGAAGACGATGCGTGGCCATATGTCTGGCAACCCTATGCGAGGCGGCGAGGTGGTCCGGGTACTGACACCGCGTGTTTTCCCTGCTCGCAGGGGTTGCGCCTGGGGGGCGCCCGTCTCGGGGTTGCGCCTGGGGGGCGGCCGTCTCGAAGGTTGCGCCTGGGGCGGCCGTCTCAGGCGTCCACGACGAGCGTCCGGGCCGCCTTGTCGTGCAGGGCCTGCTTCCTGCGGTCGAACAGGATCCACGCGAGGTTCACCAGTCCGAGGCAGAACAACCAGCCCAGCACGATCTCCACCGCCTGACGGACCGCGATCGGCCCGGGACCGGCCGGCTCCCCGGTCTCCCGCACCACGCGCATGCCGAACACTCTTTTGCCGACTGTTTGGCCGTTCCAGAACGACTGGAGCAGCCAGTAGTAGAGGAACCCGATCAGCCCGACGAGGAGACCGTTGCCGACCGGAACCCGGGCCACCGCTCCCGTCGTGCCCTCGGACACGACCCGCCAGTCGTCCCAGGTGAGCGGCGAGGCGACGAGTCCGATGAGCACGGCGTCCAGGATCCCGGCGAACAGGCGGCGCCAGCGGCCGGCGAGCCGCGGCGCCGTCAGCCCGAAGGGCGGGGGTGTCCAGGGACTCCTCGGTTCCTCGTACGGGCTTCCCGGAGGCGGCGGTGTTCCCATGGCTGAATGGTCACCCCGCCGCCCTTCGGTCAAAGCCGGGCAGGCGCAAAGGGTGCGTCAGAGGGTGCCGCGGCGTGCCTGCTCGCGCTCGATGGCCTCGAAGAGCGCCTTGAAGTTGCCCTTGCCGAAGCCGAGGGACCCGTGCCGCTCGATGAGCTCGAAGAAGACGGTCGGGCGGTCCACCACCGGCTTGGTGAAGATCTGCAGGAGGTAGCCGTCCTCGTCGCGGTCCACGAGGACGCGGCGCTTCTTCAGCTCCTCGACCGGCACGCGGACCTCCCCGATGCGGGCGCGCAGCTCCGGGTCGTCGTAGTAGGAGTCGGGCGTGTCGAGGAACTCGACCCCCGCCGCGCGCATGGCGTCCACGGTCGTCAGGATGTCGTTGGTGGCGAGCGCGATGTGCTGCACGCCAGGACCGCCGTAGAACTCCAGGAACTCCTCGATCTGGGACTTCTTCTTGCCCTCGGCGGGCTCGTTGAGCGGGAACTTGACCTTGCGGGTGCCGTCGGCGACGACCTTGGACATCAGCGCCGAGTATTCGGTGGCGATGTCGTCGCCGATGAACTCGGCCATCTTGGTGAAGCCCATGACCTTCTCGTAGAACTCCACCCACTCCTCCATGCGCTCGACGTTGCCGACGCAGTGGTCGATCGCCTGGAAGAGCCGGCCGTTCTTCACGGCGGGCGGCGCGACGATGGGCTCGGCCGCGACGTATCCCGGCAGGTAGGTGCCGGTGTAGTTGGCGCGGTCGATCAGCGTGTGCCGGGTCTCGCCGTAGGTCGCGATGGCCGCGACGACGACCTTGCCGTGCTCGTCCTCGACCACGTGGGGCTCCTCCAGCCCCCGGGCCCCGTTCTCCAGCGCGTGCCGGTAGGCCGTCTCCACGTCCGGCACGTCCAGCGCGAGATCGATGACGCCGTCGCCGTGCTCGGCCACGTGCCGCGCGAGCGGCGTGCCCGCCCGTACGGCTCCGCGCAGCTCGAACCGGGCCGAGCCCGACAGGAGGACGTACGCCACCTCGTCGCGGCTGCCCGTCTCCGGCCCCCGGTAGGCCACCAGGCGCATCCCGAAGGCGGTCGAGTAGTAGTGCGCGGCCTGCTTCGCGTTGCCGACGGCGAAGACCACCGCGTCCATGCCGTGAACCGGAAAGACATCGTTCATGTGACAAGCGTCCGTTCGCATGGCCAATTTGTGCAACAGTGACTCAAATAGGTGGACAATGTGCTCAGCCTTCGCTTCGGACAAGGGGAAATCGTTATGACGATTGACCACCTCGACGCCCGACTTGTCGCACTGCTGGCCGCCGAGCCCAGGATCGGCGTGCTCGAGTGCTCCCGCCGGCTGAACGTCGCCAGGGGCACGGTGCAGGCCCGGCTCGACCGGATGGCCGCGAGGGGGGTCATCACCGGTTACGGCCCGGACATCGATCCGGCCGCGCTCGGCTTCGACGTGACGGCGTTCGTGACGTTGCACATCAGGCAGGTCGCGGGGCACGTGCCGGTGGCCGACCAGCTCGCGCTCATCCCCGAGGTCCTGGAGGTCCACACGATCACCGGCGGCGGGGACATGTTCTGCCGCGTGGTCGCCCGCAGCAACGCCGACCTCCAGCGCGTCATCGACCGGATCGTGGACGTGCAGGGCGTCGTACGGACCGAGTCGGTGATCGCGCTCGACACGCCGGTGCCGTACCGGACCCTTCCGCTCGTCCGGGCGGCCGGAGGCTGACCGCACGGGTTTTCCACACGTCCCGCCGTGGGCCAGGCTTTTCCACAGACGTCGCGGGAAGTGCCGGACCACCGATGGCCATCGTTTACCGTGTTCCTATCCGCCCAGCTCAGGGGCACAAACGGGCGTAGCGGGGGTATCGGACTTATCGGGGGTCACAGCGTGGACAGCGCCGAGGAGGGCCCGATCGAGGAGGGCGCCGTGGATCCGCGGGCGTCACTCGGCGGCCCGAACGGGGGAGGCGGCGAAGGCGGCCGCGCGCCGGAGCCTCGCCGGCGAAGACGGCTGCCGCGCGTCCTGCTCGTGAGTCTGGCCACCGCGATCGCCGGGCTCGTCGTGTTCCTCGCCGTGGTGTGGGCGCTGACCCCCATCCCGGACAGCACCCAGGAACTGGCGACGGCCCAGGGCTCGGTGATCTACTACCGGGACGGCAAGACCGTCCTCGCCAACGAAGGCGTCAACCG includes the following:
- a CDS encoding FIST signal transduction protein, encoding MTSRFADGLAVGPNLVEAAETAVRQALAGLSGPPDLVCFFICGDDPDDVARAGRRAMSVASGADVIGCSATGVIGHGQGVELTPAVSAWAASLGGARIDTFALETLRTEDRFVVVGLPERVPDDRAVILLADPYSFPTDAFIEHSHEVLGSLPIVGGLANGLQGRGSVRLFANGEVHDSGAIGVVIGGQVNVGTVVSQGCRPIGPSMVVTRAEDNVLLELAGQPALARLEDIVSALDEEDRDLVAAGLQIGIAMDEYAERHERGDFLIRGVIGIDPEREAVAVGDVIEIGRTVRFQVRDAEAADEDLYELLDDHLREHSGRVEGALLFSCNGRGSGMFDSADHDALAVRETLGPIGVAGFFAAGEVGPVGGHNHVHGFTASLLVFSSGTDLSSGTGFSGGTGFSGDKGFSGGTGFPGGTGFPGDAGAGA
- a CDS encoding M1 family metallopeptidase — translated: MPTRTPTRTPITALICAVAVGTATACAPSQGAVAPSSAAAAPASAGVGTSTGTMGAPGIGDPDFPSDGNGGYDVRHYDLRLSYDPSSRKLAGSATIEAKAAQDLTSFDLDLHGLTVSRVAVDGAAASFSRSQDELVIEPAQRIRNGDGFAVTVDYSGVPEPMHDTANLGRYGFIATPDGAFVTCEPNGAKTWFPSNDHPADKATYDFRITVPEGLTAIANGEMAGTPQTTAGKTTFVWREKHPMASYLATMTTGKFQVRTGTSAKGLPIYAAVADSFRGSLDTLFTQTGKITDYWSTVFGPYPFSSTGGVIDDYAAGYALENQTKPIYGGFSPEPAIIAHELAHQWFGDSLSIGRWRDLWLNEGFATYAEWLWAEHTGQGTADSAFRRYYENAADPMWAYPPGAARADDLFSAAVYNRGAMTLHALRREIGDQKFFPLIRAWADAHRYGNVSTREFIALAERVSGKDLKGLFDAWLFQPKRPAPVM
- a CDS encoding vWA domain-containing protein — encoded protein: MSYFYREYHDGPDPLAPPYDVRSALDEMGDAVLSGSTPLDALRDLLRRGLPGAPDRRGLDDLLRQVRRRRRELRDNTRLDGTLERVRVLLDKAIGQERAELQRGSGGRPPGERSPDPADDARFREAMLDALPSDTSRAVQELAGYDWRSAAARQTFEELRDLLRREVLDSQFRGMRDALANPDPAAMERVRQMMSDLNDMLDRDARGEHTQDDFDQFMQKYGDMFPENPRNLDELVDQLARRAAAAQRLLASLTPEQREELAGLIDQTLEQAGLAEQMRRLGDSLYARRPDLAWGSPERVSGEQPMGMGDAVTALQELADLGDLESALRQDYPGARLDDIDEAAIRRALGRSAVDDLEALRQVERELEAQGYLRRNRGKLELTPKAVRRLGETALRRVFASLDSGRRGDHDQRDAGTAGEPTGSTRPWRFGDEQPIDVVRTVVNGVRQGGGAPVTLSVDDFEVVETERRSAAAVCLLVDLSYSMALRGTWAAAKQTALALQALVASKFPQDAVQIIGFSNYARVLRPDELAGLEWDMVQGTNLHHALLIAGRHLDRHPDFEPVVLVVTDGEPTAHLMRNGVPRFEWPPSQETLTLTLAEVDKMTRRRATINVFMLAADDRLREFVDEVARRNGGRVFSASADRLGEYVVSDFLRARRTR
- a CDS encoding ROK family protein; protein product: MSDLILAVDIGGTKFAAGLVDPYGRVVTAERAATPQGGDAETLWETLTTLLDRLDLPAALAGVGVGCGGPMTWPEGEVSPLNMGGWRGFPLRGRLAGRFPGVPVRIHNDAICLAVAEHWRGAGQGSEAMLGMVVSTGVGGGLILGGRLIDGGTGNAGHIGHVVVDPGGPPCGCGGNGCLEAIARGPGLAAWALAQGWSPNAGVTHGELYREEGTATARRLAADATAGDPIALAAMARAGRALGVAIASAVNLCDLDLVTVGGGLSQAGDLLFAPLEEALRKHTRMGFAGRVRVVPAALGQDAGLVGAAALVAAGDRYWSPER
- a CDS encoding Lrp/AsnC family transcriptional regulator produces the protein MTIDHLDARLVALLAAEPRIGVLECSRRLNVARGTVQARLDRMAARGVITGYGPDIDPAALGFDVTAFVTLHIRQVAGHVPVADQLALIPEVLEVHTITGGGDMFCRVVARSNADLQRVIDRIVDVQGVVRTESVIALDTPVPYRTLPLVRAAGG
- the hppD gene encoding 4-hydroxyphenylpyruvate dioxygenase, yielding MNDVFPVHGMDAVVFAVGNAKQAAHYYSTAFGMRLVAYRGPETGSRDEVAYVLLSGSARFELRGAVRAGTPLARHVAEHGDGVIDLALDVPDVETAYRHALENGARGLEEPHVVEDEHGKVVVAAIATYGETRHTLIDRANYTGTYLPGYVAAEPIVAPPAVKNGRLFQAIDHCVGNVERMEEWVEFYEKVMGFTKMAEFIGDDIATEYSALMSKVVADGTRKVKFPLNEPAEGKKKSQIEEFLEFYGGPGVQHIALATNDILTTVDAMRAAGVEFLDTPDSYYDDPELRARIGEVRVPVEELKKRRVLVDRDEDGYLLQIFTKPVVDRPTVFFELIERHGSLGFGKGNFKALFEAIEREQARRGTL
- a CDS encoding sigma 54-interacting transcriptional regulator gives rise to the protein MHKSPTPAPSTLRELRESGHRYRTVKAEIRENLLARLRAGEARFPGIVGFDDTVLPHLERALIAGHDLVLLGERGQGKTRLIRTITGLLDEWSPVVEGCEINDHPYAPVCVRCRRLAADHGDDLPVAWKHREDRYGEKLATPDTSVGDLIGDVDPIKIAEGRTLGDPETVHYGLVPRTNRGVFSVNELPDLAERIQVALLNVLEERDIQVRGYNLRLPLDILLIASANPEDYTNRGRIITPLKDRFGAEIRTHYPRTVEDELVLIRQEADLGDLGADLPDHLVEVIARFTRLVRESTAVDSRSGVSARFSIAAAETAAASAVRRAALTGEERPVTRVCDLPGVVHTLRGKVEFEVSEEGREIEVLAHLLRRATAETFRGSLGGADLAPLLDRFGEGAQVESGELVPAHELLRRIGRVEGLSKIMARLGMGEGDESPGHAAAALEFTLEGLYLMRRLSKDETDGAAVYRT
- a CDS encoding RDD family protein — its product is MGTPPPPGSPYEEPRSPWTPPPFGLTAPRLAGRWRRLFAGILDAVLIGLVASPLTWDDWRVVSEGTTGAVARVPVGNGLLVGLIGFLYYWLLQSFWNGQTVGKRVFGMRVVRETGEPAGPGPIAVRQAVEIVLGWLFCLGLVNLAWILFDRRKQALHDKAARTLVVDA
- the ilvA gene encoding threonine ammonia-lyase, which translates into the protein MAVPQVTYEDVVAARESLSDVAALTPVLHSRVLSEIVGGSVHLKCENLQRAGSFKVRGAYVRIARLSEEERARGVVAASAGNHAQGVALGSSLVGAKSTVYMPEGAPLPKVEATRAYGADVVFAGHTVDEALRAAREHADRTGAVFIHPFDHPDVVAGQGTVGLEILEQLPGTATIVLPIGGGGLAAGVALAVKSQRPGIKVVGVQAERAAAYPDSLAAGRPVMVEPTSTMADGIAVGRPGDLPFELIHYLVDSVVTVSEESLSRALLLCLERAKLLVEPAGVAGVAALLDQPHAFEPPVVVVLSGGNIDPLLLARVLRHGLAAAGRYLAFRIRLTDRPGALAALLARLADLGANVLDVVHERFGSRLHLEEAEVLLQLETRGPAHCDEVLSALRRDGYKLLFS